In Musa acuminata AAA Group cultivar baxijiao chromosome BXJ2-10, Cavendish_Baxijiao_AAA, whole genome shotgun sequence, a genomic segment contains:
- the LOC135624589 gene encoding ethylene-responsive transcription factor ERF020-like has protein sequence MSRAGAEPSEERRYKGVRRRRWGKWVSEIRVPGSRERLWLGSFSTPEAAAVAHDTAVFFLRGPDGSRGGFNFPDRVATFAWANLSPPSVQRVASESGMDVDARLAVHAPEAQPRPEVVLVDNTRTWEEGGEHGLYRGEEELVGDFCFDALEMHIPAQNDFKY, from the coding sequence ATGAGCAGAGCCGGAGCGGAGCCGAGCGAGGAGAGAAGGTACAAGGGGGTGCGCCGCCGGCGATGGGGCAAATGGGTGTCGGAGATTCGCGTGCCGGGGTCCAGGGAGCGTCTGTGGCTGGGTTCCTTCTCCACCCCGGAGGCTGCCGCCGTCGCCCACGACACCGCCGTGTTCTTCCTCCGCGGCCCCGACGGTTCCCGCGGCGGCTTCAACTTTCCCGACCGCGTCGCCACCTTCGCCTGGGCCAACTTGTCGCCGCCGTCGGTGCAGAGGGTGGCGTCCGAGTCCGGCATGGACGTTGATGCTCGGTTAGCCGTTCACGCACCGGAGGCACAACCGAGGCCGGAGGTTGTGCTCGTAGACAACACAAGAACTTgggaagaaggaggagaacatgGCTTGTACAGGGGAGAGGAAGAGCTCGTTGGAGACTTCTGCTTTGATGCCTTGGAGATGCATATCCCAGCTCAGAATGACTTTAAATATTGA
- the LOC135624252 gene encoding glucuronoxylan 4-O-methyltransferase 1-like yields MRPKMQKIFSLKLLVSVLFLLFVLYWVMSPSSFRLQQQALSVPSTPPSCTKLPPSLADAILHYATLNITPQQTIDEISVAARVLREKSPCNFLVFGLGHDSLMWSALNHGGRTVFLEEDEAWIEAWRLRRLPVVAETYHVKYDTRVSEAEQLLELGARADCTAVGDLRRSGCRLALKQLPPAFYEVEWDLIMVDAPTGYHAGAPGRMAAIYTAGMAARWRKEGKTEVFVHDVDRAVEDRFSKAFLCEGYMKHEEGRLRHFTIPSHRANTELPFCPP; encoded by the coding sequence ATGAGGCCCAAGATGCAGAAGATCTTCAGCCTAAAGCTCCTCGTCTccgttctcttcctcctcttcgtgcTCTACTGGGTGATGTCTCCTTCATCCTTTCGGCTCCAGCAACAAGCTCTATCCGTTCCATCAACACCACCTTCGTGCACCAAGCTTCCGCCCTCCTTGGCGGACGCCATCCTCCACTACGCCACCCTCAACATCACTCCCCAGCAAACCATCGACGAGATCTCCGTCGCAGCTCGAGTCCTGCGGGAGAAGTCCCCGTGCAACTTCCTGGTCTTCGGCCTCGGCCACGACAGCCTCATGTGGAGCGCGCTCAACCACGGCGGCCGCACCGTGTTCCTCGAGGAAGACGAGGCGTGGATCGAGGCCTGGCGGCTGCGGCGGCTCCCGGTGGTAGCGGAGACCTACCACGTCAAGTACGACACGAGGGTGAGCGAGGCGGAGCAGCTGCTGGAGTTGGGCGCCCGGGCGGACTGCACGGCCGTCGGCGACTTGAGGCGGTCCGGGTGCCGGTTGGCGCTGAAGCAACTGCCGCCCGCGTTCTACGAGGTGGAGTGGGACCTGATCATGGTGGACGCGCCCACCGGGTACCACGCCGGCGCTCCGGGGAGGATGGCGGCGATATACACGGCCGGCATGGCGGCGAGGTGGAGGAAGGAGGGGAAGACGGAGGTGTTCGTGCATGATGTGGATCGAGCCGTGGAGGACAGGTTCTCCAAGGCCTTCCTGTGCGAGGGGTACATGAAGCACGAGGAGGGGCGGTTGAGGCATTTCACCATTCCTAGCCACAGGGCCAACACGGAGCTGCCATTTTGCCCTCCATAG
- the LOC135624590 gene encoding succinate dehydrogenase subunit 6, mitochondrial-like, with translation MADSSDSSPMGFLWRHYEEVKEHWRSNFSFLDYYKKTLGRKEPLPKWTDADVEEFIASDPVYGPQLKAIRESRKYAIGGALLGAAHLGGVSLGYSKSPHGFVLATAFGALCGGVFGLEVAEHWGQLYKIDKQAANLRFLYWWEDKISGK, from the exons ATGGCGGACAGCTCGGATTCCTCGCCCATGGGGTTCCTGTGGAGGCACTACGAGGAGGTGAAGGAGCACTGGAGGAGCAACTTCTCCTTCTTGGACTACTACAAGAAAACCTTGGGGCGCAAGGAGCCGCTCCCCAAGTGGACCGACGCCGACGTGGAGGAGTTCATCGCTTCCGACCCCGTCTACGGTCCCCAG TTAAAGGCTATAAGGGAATCGAGGAAGTATGCAATTGGTGGAGCTCTATTGGGTGCGGCTCATTTAGGTGGTGTTTCCTTGGGATACTCAAAGAGTCCACATG GTTTTGTCTTGGCTACTGCATTTGGAGCCCTCTGTGGTGGCGTCTTTGGATTAGAAGTTGCTGAACACTgggggcaactctacaagatcgatAAGCAGGCAGCAAATCTCAGGTTCCTCTACTGGTGGGAGGACAAAATTTCAG GAAAGTAA